TTATTTCAATTCTACAGTGGTCCGATTTAAACGGAGGCTTGCCTTCTTTGCGAGGGTGAGGTATATCTATTTCAATTCTACAGTGGTCCGATTTAAACCCGCACGATTTCTTCCTTGGATAATTTCCTGGTCTGATTTCAATTCTACAGTGGTCCGATTTAAACCTGCGGTCCAGGTTTCGTCGATATCCTCATCGGTATATTTCAATTCTACAGTGGTCCGATTTAAACTGAAAACCTGCTCGCAGAAGAGTATTATGCAGCCCTATTTCAATTCTACAGTGGTCCGATTTAAACCGGGGCGAAAATACCGCAGCGGAAAAGGAGGGTAAAAATTTCAATTCTACAGTGGTCCGATTTAAACCACCCCCTCAATTTTTACTGTCTTGGCCCAATCCGGATTTCAATTCTACAGTGGTCCGATTTAAACTTTTCTCATATTCTTCCTGTGTTATCCTTCCTTTTGATTTCAATTCTACAGTGGTCCGATTTAAACGGTGAGATTGACTGTGGATGAGTGCTGCTTGATTACATTTCAATTCTACAGTGGTCCGATTTAAACCGTTCACCATGCATGTTTTAATATTTACTACTTCATATTTCAATTCTACAGTGGTCCGATTTAAACCCTCCCGATATGCCTCCAGGTTTTCTCTGCCCCCGATTTCAATTCTACAGTGGTCCGATTTAAACCAAAATTCCATATATTACCCCAAATGTTGGATAATGTATTTCAATTCTACAGTGGTCCGATTTAAACCTATTGTTCGCAATGCCTCTCTGTGCGTCGTACTATATTTCAATTCTACAGTGGTCCGATTTAAACAATTCTAACTCTTCTAATTCTAATTCGTCGTACCAAATTTCAATTCTACAGTGGTCCGATTTAAACCAATTATGAAGAAGCTCAAAGAAATGGGTTTCTCATGATTTCAATTCTACAGTGGTCCGATTTAAACGAAAATAATAGACATCTCTAATCACAATCCAATAAAATTTCAATTCTACAGTGGTCCGATTTAAACTAAACCCAAATGGTTATCCGCACACCAGCCACTGCGATTTCAATTCTACAGTGGTCCGATTTAAACGGATATATGAACAGATTTAAACTCGAAGCCTACAAAAAATTTCAATTCTACAGTGGTCCGATTTAAACCGGATTTGAACAAAGAAAATATATCCAATAACTCTAATTTCAATTCTACAGTGGTCCGATTTAAACTTGTAAAAGCATTAGATAAAATAAAAGAAATTAAGCCATTTCAATTCTACAGTGGTCCGATTTAAACGGCTATCGCCAGAGGCTTTTTGGCGCCCAGCGGCATATTTCAATTCTACAGTGGTCCGATTTAAACCAATGTTGTTTGCACGTCTTTTAGAGGGAACGGCAGAATTTCAATTCTACAGTGGTCCGATTTAAACGGATAGAATAAAAGAGGCCATAAACATTGTAAAGAAATTTCAATTCTACAGTGGTCCGATTTAAACCATTTCTTGCACTGTCTCCTACAACGGTTAAAGTAATTTCAATTCTACAGTGGTCCGATTTAAACCCCAAACAAAAATTAGTTATCTTCAAGGTTTTTTAGCTATTTCATTACATATTTTCTTGGTCAACCCCTCTTGCTGCAAAAATATATGGGGGTTGACCAAGTTTGCTACCACCACATTTTTAATCCTTTGTATTGGGAAATGCCCAGAATATGCTTGACCAATTTATAACATTCAAGTCTTATAAGTGTCCTATAGCTTACTTTCCTGTTTAGTGGTGGGTAATTTATCGTTGTTGCAAGTTTGTCATCAAATTCTTTAATAAATTTTCTTCGACCATCTTCTTTAAGATAACAAAAATTTAAAGTTTCGTCAAAGTCATTTTTATCGATTATTTTCTCATTTACCAGCTTGAACAAGACCCTGTCTGTTAAAATTGGCTTAAATACCTCACTTATATCCAATGCTAAAGAAAATCTTCTCTCGCCTGGTTCATGTAGATAACTTATGGTGGGGTTTAATTGCGTCCTGTATATTTCACTGAGCACGGCAGTATAACATAAAGAATTACCAAATGAAATCAGTGCATTCATTTCATTATCAGGTGGGTTCATTACTCTTGTTTTGAATTCAAATTTGCTGCCCATTATTTCATCAAAGGTTGAATAATATATAGAGCGTATACGCCCTTCACAGCCCATTAGCTCACTTATGCTTTTCGCGTTTTCAATGTTCTCTGCTTCTTTTTCTATTCTATAAACTTTATCGGTCAATTCATCTATTCGCTTCTTATAATATTTTACATTTTTTAATATGTTATGTGAAGCAGTTCTTATCAGTTCTTTAGATATAGTAAGTCTTTTATCTAAATCAAGGTAATTTTGTACCTGATTGACTATTAAATACCCCGACAGAAGAGTTTCTTTCGGATAGAGACTGCCGGTATAGAAACCATAATAATTAAAAAAGTGTACCGTTATGCCGTTCTGACACAAAAAATTTATAGCTTTTGTATTTAATGTTATTTCACCAAAGAGGTATATTGATTCTATATCATTTATAGGAATGGGTTTCCTGCCATCATTATATTCTAAATAAATTGTATTGTCTTTCCTTTTTAGTTCACAATTTTTAGTAATATAGTAATTCCTTTTCATAATGATTCCCCTCAGCTAAAACATAGTTCATAATAGCTACACCTGTTGCATTTGGACATTTTTTGGACTTCAATGGGCTTATCTGATTTCTCTATTTCGGTTATTTCTTTGAAAGCATTTTTAAGTACTCTTATGTCATTATCCTGGAGTTCAAGTTCTTCTTTTTTATTATAAAGTGGAAAATGTACTACTGCTTTACTGTTCTTTACACCCTTATTTTGCAGGTAATATATATAATAAAGTATTTGATACTTGTCACCTCTATCTAATTTTTTCCCTTTTTTGGTTTCATGTATTATACCATTATTATCCACAAAATCAACGGCAATGATCTCATCAATTGCTATTTCCTTTTTGTTTCTATTAAAGTACTCTTCATGAACTTCTTTCCCGATTTCAACATCTATGGAATTACTTTCCATGTTTATATGATGTGTAAAAAACCAAAGTTGTCTTTTACAATAGAAAAAATAGTTTATCTTTACGCCGGTTATTTTCACTTCATTAGTCAATATTTCCATGTTCATCACCAGGTTCATTTATAGATGATTCATCAAATCCGTAATCACTGTCATACCTCATAAAACATACAAGTATTTTTTTCCTGTCTCTTTCCCTTATACTGAAATTATCTGGATTAGCCTTAAGCCACCATAAGGGTATTTTTACTATATTATCATAATCAAATATTTTCTCCTCATCTTCTCCTGTTACATCATATGGCACTACGTCAAGAGTAGCAAAATTATCTGAACGAAATTTGAATACCAGACCGTTTTCTTCATTTCTGGCTATTTCTTTGTAGTTATATCCAAATAGTGTACATTCATTAAATATGCTATACAGCTCAGAAAACAGTAATTTCACATCATTATAAGCATTGTCACATATTTCTTTTATAGCATAATAACTTATAGGGCCAAATTGGGGTAGTAAATCTTTTGTTTTTAATATGACATAATTCATATCATTTTGCTGTGAAGTAGCATATGGGAGGAAATTATACACATCATAAACAATCATTTCGGCTGTTCCATACTCAGTCTCAAAGGAAAATGCACCCCTGTTAAGTCTTCCACCTCTTTGCCCGATGGCATCGGCAGGAGCTAATTCTGTATAAAGTCTTTCAGATGAAATGTCCAGACTTATCTCTGCTGCCTGAGTACTTACAAGAACATAGGGGCGTATTTTTTTGTTTTTTAAAATTTTTTTATCTTTTTCTTTCCTATCATAGCCAGTATACCTGGAATGATACAATTCAATATTACCAGCGGGTAACTCCTCTCTTATCCTTTTATATATCTCCTGTGCACGTCTTACAGTGTTCACAATTATAAACTGCCTTAATCCACTATCATAACCATCTATAATATTCCTTAAGAAATCTTCATTTATTTTGTATTCATCCTTATCCTTATATATAAGACATTTATTTTCTTTTTTTATCAGGAACGGTGTAAATTGCAGACCTTCATCATCTCTTACAATCTTGTATGGAATATTTCCTATGGCGTCCTTTATCTCCCGCAAAATGAGCTCGGGAAAAGTACCACTCATGAGGAAATGTGGGATCTTCATTTCATTTAGTATTCTAAAAATCTGTATAAGATGAGAAAGGGTGTCCTTCTCATAGTAATGCACCTCGTCAAATACTATACCTGACGTTTGAACATTTCCCAATGTAAAGTCAGCCTGGCTAAACCCGTGGATCATGCTGTATACTAAGTGGTCAATAGTTGTAACCATAACTGGTTTTAAGAATACTTTTGATTGGAAGTTTTTCTCTTTCATTATTTCCTGATATTTTAAGTCCTCGTCTTCCATCATATCCTTATAGTAGCTCAAACTTCGTGAATGATAAAGTCCGACGTTTTCACTCCCAAATATCTCTGTAAGCCTCTCATACATAGCATTGCTGGTGATTTGGGTAGGTAATGCAAATATAAGTCTGTTTATCCTATTCCTGTCCGATAAGCTTTTAGCCCATGCCAGAGCTGCCTCTGTTTTGCCTCTACCACAAGGAGCAAATAAAATTTGATTATCAGCCTCCAAATTATAAACCTGCTCTTGAAATGCATAGGGCTTATGCCCTCTAAATATATCTTCAAATTCTATATGAGGAAAGTTGAATATATATTGCAAGGCATCCTCTTCGGACATCACATTTTCAAAAATTGAGGGACTTTCATCGTTAATATTGTTTTCTATATATGCTGTAAAATTTGCGCTGGAATAATCATCGCACAGCTGCAATATGGAAAAAATAAATGAAAAATATGCCTTAAGCTCTGGTTTACTTTCATTCAGAGCTTTTAAAAGTTTATTCCATTTTAATTTGTATCTTTTAAATCTCTGATTAACAAAATCAAAGGTGTTTAACCCTTTTATATATACTTTGTCCCATTCAATATCATCTTTAATGTTAAAACTAATCTTTCTTTTAATATTATTTATCCCATGTAGAAAGTCATTAACCTTATCTTCTAAAACATGTGCATCCTCTATATACCCATCATATATGCCGTTGTGAGGTTGGGTATGATGGCAGAGTATGGCTACAACCTCTGGAAGACTCAAATCTTCACTTCTGTAATATTCTTTTATGGGAGTGAGGATTTTATATTTTGTCATATTTATGAGTATCTGCACTGATGAGAGAGGATGGGGAAAATCACTGGAGGATTTCCCCACCTTAATGTTTTTTTGAAATTCCCTGGTAAGCTTACCAATGTCATGGAGAGCAACCATCTCAAACAAATTTTTTAACAACAGGTCTTTATCTATATCCCATCTTCTACAAAATATATCTATGGATTTACTGCATTCTTCAATATACACTTTTAATATCATTAAGGAATCCGTTGTATGCCCTTCAAGTGTCTGAAAATACGGCCTACCATCTTTTAAGGTTCTCTTGGCCAGGCCCATATCTACTCCTCCTCAAAAAAGCTCTACATATTCATCGCCAAATTTATATAGTTCCTTTTCGCTGTCAAGTCTAATCTCTCCATTGTATGGAATTGAAAGGGTTTGTGTATATATAAGGGTATTACCATCATTCTCAAATTTTAATGGCAATTTCATCAGCTCGCACCCAGGATATATCCCTTCAACTATAGAGTGTGCTACCAAACTGAAAACCCTCTCTATATCCATGGCAACTAAATCTTCTATGATAACCATGTCATCAGACTGTCCAATATAGAGCGGCCTGGCCGGGTTTTGCAGTCCATATAGCAGTTCATCAATAAGGGAGTCACTTCCACCTACATACACCAAATACGAGGGCTTTACCAAGAAATCCCTCCAAAAGGGTGAGGACCAGAATGCTTTAATATTGTCTTTCGGGGTTAAAGCATTTTTTATCAAAAGGGCTTTCTCTTTAACGGGTTTCTCTACATATACAGGTCTTAAGCCAACCCTAACTTCATCCAAAAATTCAAAATCATCTCTCTTCATGCCAAGGGCACACGCAGCCAGACCTTTTATTGTAGTTATCGGAGGAACAGGGTAGGTATCTAAAGCACTGGTAGACACCGGTTTTCTGAATGCTGCAAAGTAGGGAGTCTCCAGTCTAAAACGTATACCTCTCATTTTAAGAAATCACATCCTCAGTAACCTTCTTTGATATTTCTTTAATAACCTCATTTGGCTGTTTTACTTCAATTCCAAGACCTCTACATGCATCGATAATTTCTTCTTCATTTTCAAAAAGCCCTGCCCTCATTCCAACATATACCGTGCCGCCCTCATCAATAACCTCTTTTATTACCTCTTTAAACCTTTGAATATTCAGAGCTATATCGTTCATCTCAATCGCTTTCTGAAGCTTATGATTATATACATTCTGTGCTGAGCAGATAAGAAAATCTGGTGTAAAATCAGTAAGAAGCCTGGCCTGTTTTGAATAATCGGCTATATTTAAAACCGCATTCATTACATTGATAATCCTATTTTTCCTCTCCTCTTCGTTTATCAAATCTGTCAGTTTCAGTGTCCTTCTTTCTCCCTCAGCAATAACCTCTTCTCTGCCAATC
The DNA window shown above is from Calorimonas adulescens and carries:
- the cas1b gene encoding type I-B CRISPR-associated endonuclease Cas1b → MKRNYYITKNCELKRKDNTIYLEYNDGRKPIPINDIESIYLFGEITLNTKAINFLCQNGITVHFFNYYGFYTGSLYPKETLLSGYLIVNQVQNYLDLDKRLTISKELIRTASHNILKNVKYYKKRIDELTDKVYRIEKEAENIENAKSISELMGCEGRIRSIYYSTFDEIMGSKFEFKTRVMNPPDNEMNALISFGNSLCYTAVLSEIYRTQLNPTISYLHEPGERRFSLALDISEVFKPILTDRVLFKLVNEKIIDKNDFDETLNFCYLKEDGRRKFIKEFDDKLATTINYPPLNRKVSYRTLIRLECYKLVKHILGISQYKGLKMWW
- the cas4 gene encoding CRISPR-associated protein Cas4: MEILTNEVKITGVKINYFFYCKRQLWFFTHHINMESNSIDVEIGKEVHEEYFNRNKKEIAIDEIIAVDFVDNNGIIHETKKGKKLDRGDKYQILYYIYYLQNKGVKNSKAVVHFPLYNKKEELELQDNDIRVLKNAFKEITEIEKSDKPIEVQKMSKCNRCSYYELCFS
- the cas3 gene encoding CRISPR-associated helicase Cas3', which codes for MGLAKRTLKDGRPYFQTLEGHTTDSLMILKVYIEECSKSIDIFCRRWDIDKDLLLKNLFEMVALHDIGKLTREFQKNIKVGKSSSDFPHPLSSVQILINMTKYKILTPIKEYYRSEDLSLPEVVAILCHHTQPHNGIYDGYIEDAHVLEDKVNDFLHGINNIKRKISFNIKDDIEWDKVYIKGLNTFDFVNQRFKRYKLKWNKLLKALNESKPELKAYFSFIFSILQLCDDYSSANFTAYIENNINDESPSIFENVMSEEDALQYIFNFPHIEFEDIFRGHKPYAFQEQVYNLEADNQILFAPCGRGKTEAALAWAKSLSDRNRINRLIFALPTQITSNAMYERLTEIFGSENVGLYHSRSLSYYKDMMEDEDLKYQEIMKEKNFQSKVFLKPVMVTTIDHLVYSMIHGFSQADFTLGNVQTSGIVFDEVHYYEKDTLSHLIQIFRILNEMKIPHFLMSGTFPELILREIKDAIGNIPYKIVRDDEGLQFTPFLIKKENKCLIYKDKDEYKINEDFLRNIIDGYDSGLRQFIIVNTVRRAQEIYKRIREELPAGNIELYHSRYTGYDRKEKDKKILKNKKIRPYVLVSTQAAEISLDISSERLYTELAPADAIGQRGGRLNRGAFSFETEYGTAEMIVYDVYNFLPYATSQQNDMNYVILKTKDLLPQFGPISYYAIKEICDNAYNDVKLLFSELYSIFNECTLFGYNYKEIARNEENGLVFKFRSDNFATLDVVPYDVTGEDEEKIFDYDNIVKIPLWWLKANPDNFSIRERDRKKILVCFMRYDSDYGFDESSINEPGDEHGNID
- the cas5 gene encoding CRISPR-associated protein Cas5 — protein: MRGIRFRLETPYFAAFRKPVSTSALDTYPVPPITTIKGLAACALGMKRDDFEFLDEVRVGLRPVYVEKPVKEKALLIKNALTPKDNIKAFWSSPFWRDFLVKPSYLVYVGGSDSLIDELLYGLQNPARPLYIGQSDDMVIIEDLVAMDIERVFSLVAHSIVEGIYPGCELMKLPLKFENDGNTLIYTQTLSIPYNGEIRLDSEKELYKFGDEYVELF